From Onychostoma macrolepis isolate SWU-2019 chromosome 19, ASM1243209v1, whole genome shotgun sequence, a single genomic window includes:
- the si:dkeyp-113d7.10 gene encoding myoneurin isoform X2, with protein sequence MLLETATKEQENQRLRATLQSRGGNRKSDASKGKTDTNDETKQHTPSQSPECGVQSETLRREQKARAVGQLKSVMEHVLEFAVCELTKIVEDSFDDLLSEFTKKERENQILKEQLQDKNIAEDSDVETEDRKNDSASPSSSKAEKQESKGLQDQSRKKEWEKEKNETTNEPDKQTVITVAQDWVPILDKVFGQKWCSDLWQIKEVTTSKEERTGLSSGSVTDMDSLIRETLMPSCLATQRKLDLEVGQPPWLPLDDMEVVSLTSEAQGVPVISSTGDDSQIRSPSMLQRLLTLPSQLLEDDDESMDAVPSLEVSTDPADSQVSKGSKSDQMNKKKEGEDEEEEGDEDDGEPADRTESLKYKGRRKSHACKECGRKFSRAHLLRAHRQTHEEMPNRCPQCGKSFSQSSRLQAHLRTHTDKTI encoded by the exons ATGCTATTGGAAACGGCCACCAAAGAGCAAGAAAATCAGCGTTTAAGGGCGACCCTTCAGTCTCGTGGAGGGAACAGGAAAAGCGATGCGTCTAAGGGAAAAACAGACACGAACGATGAAACAAAGCAACACACCCCCAGTCAAAGCCCTGAATGTGGCGTTCAATCTGAAACGCTCAGGCGTGAACAGAAAGCGCGAGCAGTTG GTCAGTTAAAATCTGTTATGGAACATGTGCTGGAATTTGCAGTTTGTGAGCTGACTAAAATCGTGGAAGACAGCTTTGACGACCTGCTCTCGGAGTTCACCAAGAAGGAGCGGGAAAACCAGATATTAAAAGAGCAGTTACAGGACAAGAACATAGCGGAGGACAGTGATGTAGAAACGGAGGACCGCAAAAATGACTCTGCCTCTCCTAGCAGTTCCAAAGCAGAAAAGCAAGAGTCGAAAGGCCTGCAGGACCAATCACGCAAAAAAGAGtgggaaaaggaaaaaaacgAAACCACAAATG AACCAGACAAGCAGACTGTCATTACAGTGGCTCAGGACTGGGTGCCCATCCTGGACAAAGTCTTTGGGCAGAAGTGGTGCAGTGACCTCTGGCAGATCAAAGAGGTCACCACCAGTAAAGAGGAGCGCACTGGGCTGAGTTCGGGCTCGGTGACTGACATGGACAGCTTAATTCGGGAGACGCTCATGCCGTCTTGCCTGGCCACTCAGAGGAAGCTGGACCTTGAGGTGGGCCAGCCACCCTGGTTGCCACTTGATGATATGGAGGTCGTTTCTCTGACCTCTGAGGCTCAAGGCGTTCCTGTCATCAGCTCCACAG GTGACGACTCTCAAATCAGATCCCCGTCAATGTTGCAAAGACTCCTGACGCTTCCTTCCCAGCTTCTTGAGGATGACGATGAGTCCATGGATGCCGTTCCCAGTCTGGAAGTGTCCACAGATCCGGCTGATTCACAAGTCAGTAAGGGCTCAAAGAGTGACCAGATGAATAAGAAAAAGGAAGGCGAGGATGAAGAAGAGGAGGGCGACGAAGATGACGGCGAGCCGGCGGACAGGACTGAGTCCTTGAAATACAAAGGTAGGAGAAAATCCCATGCTTGCAAAGAGTGTGGCAGGAAGTTCAGCCGGGCGCATCTTCTCAGAGCCCACCGACAAACGCACGAGGAGATGCCCAACCGATGCCcacaatgtggaaagagtttctccCAGTCTTCAAGGCTCCAGGCTCACTTACGGACGCACACGGACAAAACGATATGA
- the si:dkeyp-113d7.10 gene encoding myoneurin isoform X4, protein MVKDPLGQLKSVMEHVLEFAVCELTKIVEDSFDDLLSEFTKKERENQILKEQLQDKNIAEDSDVETEDRKNDSASPSSSKAEKQESKGLQDQSRKKEWEKEKNETTNEPDKQTVITVAQDWVPILDKVFGQKWCSDLWQIKEVTTSKEERTGLSSGSVTDMDSLIRETLMPSCLATQRKLDLEVGQPPWLPLDDMEVVSLTSEAQGVPVISSTGDDSQIRSPSMLQRLLTLPSQLLEDDDESMDAVPSLEVSTDPADSQVSKGSKSDQMNKKKEGEDEEEEGDEDDGEPADRTESLKYKGRRKSHACKECGRKFSRAHLLRAHRQTHEEMPNRCPQCGKSFSQSSRLQAHLRTHTDKTI, encoded by the exons GTCAGTTAAAATCTGTTATGGAACATGTGCTGGAATTTGCAGTTTGTGAGCTGACTAAAATCGTGGAAGACAGCTTTGACGACCTGCTCTCGGAGTTCACCAAGAAGGAGCGGGAAAACCAGATATTAAAAGAGCAGTTACAGGACAAGAACATAGCGGAGGACAGTGATGTAGAAACGGAGGACCGCAAAAATGACTCTGCCTCTCCTAGCAGTTCCAAAGCAGAAAAGCAAGAGTCGAAAGGCCTGCAGGACCAATCACGCAAAAAAGAGtgggaaaaggaaaaaaacgAAACCACAAATG AACCAGACAAGCAGACTGTCATTACAGTGGCTCAGGACTGGGTGCCCATCCTGGACAAAGTCTTTGGGCAGAAGTGGTGCAGTGACCTCTGGCAGATCAAAGAGGTCACCACCAGTAAAGAGGAGCGCACTGGGCTGAGTTCGGGCTCGGTGACTGACATGGACAGCTTAATTCGGGAGACGCTCATGCCGTCTTGCCTGGCCACTCAGAGGAAGCTGGACCTTGAGGTGGGCCAGCCACCCTGGTTGCCACTTGATGATATGGAGGTCGTTTCTCTGACCTCTGAGGCTCAAGGCGTTCCTGTCATCAGCTCCACAG GTGACGACTCTCAAATCAGATCCCCGTCAATGTTGCAAAGACTCCTGACGCTTCCTTCCCAGCTTCTTGAGGATGACGATGAGTCCATGGATGCCGTTCCCAGTCTGGAAGTGTCCACAGATCCGGCTGATTCACAAGTCAGTAAGGGCTCAAAGAGTGACCAGATGAATAAGAAAAAGGAAGGCGAGGATGAAGAAGAGGAGGGCGACGAAGATGACGGCGAGCCGGCGGACAGGACTGAGTCCTTGAAATACAAAGGTAGGAGAAAATCCCATGCTTGCAAAGAGTGTGGCAGGAAGTTCAGCCGGGCGCATCTTCTCAGAGCCCACCGACAAACGCACGAGGAGATGCCCAACCGATGCCcacaatgtggaaagagtttctccCAGTCTTCAAGGCTCCAGGCTCACTTACGGACGCACACGGACAAAACGATATGA
- the si:dkeyp-113d7.10 gene encoding myoneurin isoform X3, with product MGTVKMKGRSSQSMQGDTFLKIHKTNVLYGSSQGQLKSVMEHVLEFAVCELTKIVEDSFDDLLSEFTKKERENQILKEQLQDKNIAEDSDVETEDRKNDSASPSSSKAEKQESKGLQDQSRKKEWEKEKNETTNEPDKQTVITVAQDWVPILDKVFGQKWCSDLWQIKEVTTSKEERTGLSSGSVTDMDSLIRETLMPSCLATQRKLDLEVGQPPWLPLDDMEVVSLTSEAQGVPVISSTGDDSQIRSPSMLQRLLTLPSQLLEDDDESMDAVPSLEVSTDPADSQVSKGSKSDQMNKKKEGEDEEEEGDEDDGEPADRTESLKYKGRRKSHACKECGRKFSRAHLLRAHRQTHEEMPNRCPQCGKSFSQSSRLQAHLRTHTDKTI from the exons GTCAGTTAAAATCTGTTATGGAACATGTGCTGGAATTTGCAGTTTGTGAGCTGACTAAAATCGTGGAAGACAGCTTTGACGACCTGCTCTCGGAGTTCACCAAGAAGGAGCGGGAAAACCAGATATTAAAAGAGCAGTTACAGGACAAGAACATAGCGGAGGACAGTGATGTAGAAACGGAGGACCGCAAAAATGACTCTGCCTCTCCTAGCAGTTCCAAAGCAGAAAAGCAAGAGTCGAAAGGCCTGCAGGACCAATCACGCAAAAAAGAGtgggaaaaggaaaaaaacgAAACCACAAATG AACCAGACAAGCAGACTGTCATTACAGTGGCTCAGGACTGGGTGCCCATCCTGGACAAAGTCTTTGGGCAGAAGTGGTGCAGTGACCTCTGGCAGATCAAAGAGGTCACCACCAGTAAAGAGGAGCGCACTGGGCTGAGTTCGGGCTCGGTGACTGACATGGACAGCTTAATTCGGGAGACGCTCATGCCGTCTTGCCTGGCCACTCAGAGGAAGCTGGACCTTGAGGTGGGCCAGCCACCCTGGTTGCCACTTGATGATATGGAGGTCGTTTCTCTGACCTCTGAGGCTCAAGGCGTTCCTGTCATCAGCTCCACAG GTGACGACTCTCAAATCAGATCCCCGTCAATGTTGCAAAGACTCCTGACGCTTCCTTCCCAGCTTCTTGAGGATGACGATGAGTCCATGGATGCCGTTCCCAGTCTGGAAGTGTCCACAGATCCGGCTGATTCACAAGTCAGTAAGGGCTCAAAGAGTGACCAGATGAATAAGAAAAAGGAAGGCGAGGATGAAGAAGAGGAGGGCGACGAAGATGACGGCGAGCCGGCGGACAGGACTGAGTCCTTGAAATACAAAGGTAGGAGAAAATCCCATGCTTGCAAAGAGTGTGGCAGGAAGTTCAGCCGGGCGCATCTTCTCAGAGCCCACCGACAAACGCACGAGGAGATGCCCAACCGATGCCcacaatgtggaaagagtttctccCAGTCTTCAAGGCTCCAGGCTCACTTACGGACGCACACGGACAAAACGATATGA
- the si:dkeyp-113d7.10 gene encoding myoneurin isoform X1 has translation MNGALYISFFQGQLESALEQVVQLAVQEITKTVGATLNSMLLETATKEQENQRLRATLQSRGGNRKSDASKGKTDTNDETKQHTPSQSPECGVQSETLRREQKARAVGQLKSVMEHVLEFAVCELTKIVEDSFDDLLSEFTKKERENQILKEQLQDKNIAEDSDVETEDRKNDSASPSSSKAEKQESKGLQDQSRKKEWEKEKNETTNEPDKQTVITVAQDWVPILDKVFGQKWCSDLWQIKEVTTSKEERTGLSSGSVTDMDSLIRETLMPSCLATQRKLDLEVGQPPWLPLDDMEVVSLTSEAQGVPVISSTGDDSQIRSPSMLQRLLTLPSQLLEDDDESMDAVPSLEVSTDPADSQVSKGSKSDQMNKKKEGEDEEEEGDEDDGEPADRTESLKYKGRRKSHACKECGRKFSRAHLLRAHRQTHEEMPNRCPQCGKSFSQSSRLQAHLRTHTDKTI, from the exons ATGCTATTGGAAACGGCCACCAAAGAGCAAGAAAATCAGCGTTTAAGGGCGACCCTTCAGTCTCGTGGAGGGAACAGGAAAAGCGATGCGTCTAAGGGAAAAACAGACACGAACGATGAAACAAAGCAACACACCCCCAGTCAAAGCCCTGAATGTGGCGTTCAATCTGAAACGCTCAGGCGTGAACAGAAAGCGCGAGCAGTTG GTCAGTTAAAATCTGTTATGGAACATGTGCTGGAATTTGCAGTTTGTGAGCTGACTAAAATCGTGGAAGACAGCTTTGACGACCTGCTCTCGGAGTTCACCAAGAAGGAGCGGGAAAACCAGATATTAAAAGAGCAGTTACAGGACAAGAACATAGCGGAGGACAGTGATGTAGAAACGGAGGACCGCAAAAATGACTCTGCCTCTCCTAGCAGTTCCAAAGCAGAAAAGCAAGAGTCGAAAGGCCTGCAGGACCAATCACGCAAAAAAGAGtgggaaaaggaaaaaaacgAAACCACAAATG AACCAGACAAGCAGACTGTCATTACAGTGGCTCAGGACTGGGTGCCCATCCTGGACAAAGTCTTTGGGCAGAAGTGGTGCAGTGACCTCTGGCAGATCAAAGAGGTCACCACCAGTAAAGAGGAGCGCACTGGGCTGAGTTCGGGCTCGGTGACTGACATGGACAGCTTAATTCGGGAGACGCTCATGCCGTCTTGCCTGGCCACTCAGAGGAAGCTGGACCTTGAGGTGGGCCAGCCACCCTGGTTGCCACTTGATGATATGGAGGTCGTTTCTCTGACCTCTGAGGCTCAAGGCGTTCCTGTCATCAGCTCCACAG GTGACGACTCTCAAATCAGATCCCCGTCAATGTTGCAAAGACTCCTGACGCTTCCTTCCCAGCTTCTTGAGGATGACGATGAGTCCATGGATGCCGTTCCCAGTCTGGAAGTGTCCACAGATCCGGCTGATTCACAAGTCAGTAAGGGCTCAAAGAGTGACCAGATGAATAAGAAAAAGGAAGGCGAGGATGAAGAAGAGGAGGGCGACGAAGATGACGGCGAGCCGGCGGACAGGACTGAGTCCTTGAAATACAAAGGTAGGAGAAAATCCCATGCTTGCAAAGAGTGTGGCAGGAAGTTCAGCCGGGCGCATCTTCTCAGAGCCCACCGACAAACGCACGAGGAGATGCCCAACCGATGCCcacaatgtggaaagagtttctccCAGTCTTCAAGGCTCCAGGCTCACTTACGGACGCACACGGACAAAACGATATGA